A genome region from Bacteroidetes Order II. bacterium includes the following:
- a CDS encoding cell division protein ZapA, producing the protein MNQRERKVVFKVLGRDIALRVQHDHERIMHEIVGMVNDRLAQVRANLPTETDLTTMTLACIALAEELYHVQLALSQTDLKPQTLPAQEPIASIPMEAVKTPPTRRSKRRTE; encoded by the coding sequence ATGAATCAGCGCGAACGGAAGGTTGTGTTTAAAGTCCTCGGACGGGATATCGCTCTTCGTGTACAACACGATCACGAACGGATCATGCACGAAATTGTCGGAATGGTCAATGACCGTTTAGCCCAAGTACGTGCAAATTTGCCAACCGAAACCGATCTGACAACGATGACCCTCGCCTGTATTGCATTGGCCGAGGAACTGTACCATGTACAACTTGCACTGAGCCAAACGGATTTGAAGCCCCAAACCTTGCCCGCACAAGAGCCTATCGCATCCATACCAATGGAGGCCGTCAAAACGCCGCCAACACGTCGCTCTAAACGTCGTACAGAATAA
- the purL gene encoding phosphoribosylformylglycinamidine synthase subunit PurL, whose amino-acid sequence MLIPPFVMQTVDLQMALDHGLTEAEYGWILEKLGRIPTIVELGIYSVMWSEHCSYKNSIKVLKTLPRNGEALLVGAGEENAGLVDVGDGLAVAFKIESHNHPSAVEPYQGAATGVGGIQRDIFTMGARPLASLNSLRFGDPRKAKVRWLLNGVVRGIAGYGNAFGVPTVAGEIYFDPAYEGNPLVNAMSVGVVKVGETASAIAKGEGNPVYIVGASTGRDGIHGATFASEEISEASEAKRPSVQVGDPFTEKLLLEATLEAIKSGALVGIQDMGAAGITCSSCEMSAKGASGMTLHLEKVPVRESGMTPYEIMLSESQERMLLVVQQGREAEVEALFQKWDLHVAHIGQVTDDPRVKIYWQGELVADVPPDHLSLGGGAPQYDRETQKPAYLAQTLAFNSQDLPDIQSDESESLLLNMLSAPNIASKRWVWQQYDHQVRTNTVVGPGPSDAAVVRIKGTKKALVLKTDCNGRYVYLNPRKGGQMAVAEAARNVVCTGGKPLAITNCLNYGNPYKPEVYWVFKESVGGMGDACRALNTPVTGGNVSFYNENPDSAVFPTPTIGMLGLIEDVHTQTTTPTLKHAGDVLMLVSPAHWIHRDNIDGSEYLAWVHQKTLGDAPHFELKEEKAVQDAVLQMIHKGLVHSAHDVSDGGLAVCVAEMVIFSEHYGADIQLENTDHIRLDALLFGEAQSRVVVAVPAKYVQEIRKTAKTSGAQATRIGTVTGNSFRLLVNGAEMFDLYSDELRHAYENALPHLMEATAV is encoded by the coding sequence ATGTTAATTCCCCCATTCGTCATGCAAACTGTTGACCTTCAAATGGCCCTCGATCATGGCCTTACCGAAGCCGAATATGGCTGGATTTTGGAAAAATTGGGCCGTATTCCCACCATTGTGGAACTGGGCATTTATTCCGTCATGTGGAGCGAGCATTGTTCGTATAAAAACTCCATTAAAGTGCTGAAAACCCTTCCCCGCAACGGAGAAGCCTTGCTGGTGGGTGCGGGTGAGGAAAATGCTGGATTGGTAGATGTGGGCGATGGGCTTGCGGTGGCTTTCAAAATTGAGTCGCATAACCACCCTTCTGCGGTGGAGCCGTATCAAGGGGCTGCAACAGGGGTAGGCGGGATTCAACGCGATATTTTTACAATGGGCGCACGCCCTCTTGCGTCGCTTAATTCACTTCGCTTTGGAGACCCCCGTAAGGCCAAAGTTCGTTGGTTACTAAATGGTGTGGTGCGCGGTATTGCGGGCTATGGCAATGCCTTTGGTGTACCTACGGTTGCAGGTGAAATATATTTTGATCCAGCCTACGAAGGCAACCCTTTGGTCAATGCGATGAGTGTAGGCGTGGTAAAAGTAGGAGAAACGGCCTCTGCAATTGCCAAAGGAGAAGGAAATCCAGTCTATATTGTCGGGGCATCTACCGGAAGAGATGGCATACATGGTGCAACCTTTGCCTCAGAAGAAATCAGTGAAGCCAGCGAAGCCAAACGGCCCAGTGTGCAAGTAGGCGATCCGTTCACCGAGAAGTTATTGCTTGAAGCCACCTTAGAGGCCATCAAAAGTGGTGCATTGGTGGGAATTCAAGACATGGGGGCAGCTGGAATCACGTGTTCAAGTTGCGAAATGAGCGCCAAAGGGGCATCCGGTATGACTTTGCATTTAGAAAAAGTTCCTGTTCGAGAGTCAGGTATGACCCCTTACGAAATTATGCTTTCGGAAAGCCAAGAACGTATGCTCCTGGTCGTACAACAAGGAAGAGAGGCCGAGGTGGAAGCCCTCTTCCAAAAGTGGGACCTCCATGTGGCCCATATCGGACAAGTCACCGACGATCCGCGTGTGAAAATCTATTGGCAGGGAGAATTGGTGGCCGATGTCCCGCCAGACCATCTTTCGCTCGGCGGAGGAGCGCCACAATACGACCGCGAAACCCAAAAACCAGCTTATTTGGCGCAAACCTTGGCTTTTAACAGCCAAGACCTCCCAGATATTCAATCGGATGAAAGTGAATCACTGTTACTGAACATGCTCTCCGCGCCCAATATCGCCTCCAAGCGATGGGTTTGGCAACAATATGACCACCAAGTACGGACCAATACGGTTGTTGGCCCGGGGCCAAGCGATGCCGCAGTGGTTCGCATAAAAGGAACAAAAAAAGCCTTGGTTCTCAAAACCGATTGTAATGGCCGTTATGTATATCTCAATCCCCGAAAAGGTGGCCAAATGGCTGTCGCTGAAGCCGCCCGAAATGTGGTGTGTACTGGTGGAAAACCGCTTGCCATTACAAATTGTCTGAATTATGGCAATCCCTATAAGCCAGAAGTCTATTGGGTTTTTAAGGAGTCCGTCGGTGGAATGGGCGATGCTTGCCGGGCTTTAAATACTCCCGTTACAGGGGGGAATGTCTCCTTTTATAACGAAAATCCGGATAGTGCCGTTTTTCCAACCCCCACAATAGGGATGCTGGGGCTGATTGAAGACGTACATACCCAAACCACAACCCCAACCCTCAAACATGCTGGAGACGTGCTAATGTTGGTGTCGCCTGCACATTGGATACACCGCGATAATATTGATGGTTCGGAGTATTTGGCTTGGGTGCACCAAAAAACCCTGGGGGATGCACCTCATTTTGAGCTAAAAGAGGAAAAAGCAGTCCAAGATGCGGTGTTACAAATGATTCATAAGGGATTGGTGCATAGCGCACATGATGTCTCGGATGGCGGATTGGCCGTATGTGTGGCAGAGATGGTCATTTTTTCTGAGCATTATGGCGCCGATATTCAGCTCGAAAACACCGATCATATCCGTCTGGACGCCTTGCTTTTTGGTGAAGCACAAAGCCGCGTGGTGGTTGCTGTTCCTGCCAAATATGTGCAAGAGATTCGAAAAACCGCAAAAACCAGCGGTGCACAGGCCACCCGAATCGGGACTGTAACCGGGAATTCGTTCCGTCTATTGGTGAATGGTGCGGAAATGTTCGATCTTTATTCCGATGAACTACGACATGCATATGAGAATGCGTTGCCTCATTTGATGGAAGCGACGGCTGTTTAA
- the rplM gene encoding 50S ribosomal protein L13, producing the protein MDANSFKTFSEKTENVQRKWYVVDAENQVVGRVASKIAAILRGKHKPSYTPHVDTGDFVIVINADKVRFTGKKENVKQYLRYTGYPGGLRHRTPAEARVKKPQQILEHAVKGMLPKNSLGRKMFGKLKVVIGPEHEHQAQQPEVITL; encoded by the coding sequence ATGGACGCCAATAGCTTCAAGACGTTCTCGGAAAAAACGGAAAATGTACAGCGCAAGTGGTACGTTGTAGATGCCGAGAATCAGGTTGTGGGCCGTGTTGCTTCAAAAATTGCCGCCATCCTGCGCGGAAAGCACAAGCCCTCCTACACGCCCCACGTAGATACCGGCGATTTCGTAATCGTCATCAACGCAGACAAAGTTCGTTTTACGGGCAAGAAAGAAAACGTAAAACAATACCTGCGTTATACTGGTTATCCCGGTGGGTTGCGGCATCGCACGCCCGCCGAAGCACGAGTCAAGAAGCCACAGCAAATTTTGGAACATGCCGTTAAAGGAATGTTACCCAAGAATAGCCTCGGCCGTAAAATGTTCGGTAAGCTCAAAGTGGTCATCGGGCCGGAGCACGAACATCAAGCGCAACAACCCGAAGTAATCACGTTGTAA